The following proteins are co-located in the Haloplanus sp. HW8-1 genome:
- the ddh gene encoding D-2-hydroxyacid dehydrogenase: protein MSERPQFERLCVHESVSTKIPAEGFVGAFDDLDVTVEIVGDGEAFDRTDAVASFRPRDAFLDAGWVHCIRAGYDEFDTDAYEAAGVPLTNSTGIHGTTVGEMAVGYMVSLARMLHVYRDHQNENHWFEPEYERPFTVENERLCVVGLGTLGQGIAARADALGMEVVGVRRADESVPGVSELYQPDDLHEAIADARFVAIAVPHTPETEDLFSTPEFDGMRDDAYLINVARGPIVDEDALIGALDSGTIAGAGLDVFETEPLPEDNPLWDFEEVVISPHRGSATNRYHLDIADLVMEIFGQYQAGEPLRNRVA, encoded by the coding sequence GTGTCCGAAAGACCGCAGTTCGAACGACTCTGTGTTCACGAGTCGGTTTCGACCAAGATTCCCGCCGAAGGGTTCGTCGGGGCGTTCGACGACCTCGACGTGACGGTCGAGATCGTCGGGGACGGTGAGGCGTTCGACCGCACGGACGCCGTCGCGTCCTTTCGACCGCGCGATGCGTTCCTCGACGCCGGGTGGGTCCACTGCATCCGTGCCGGCTACGACGAGTTCGACACGGACGCCTACGAGGCAGCGGGCGTTCCCCTCACCAACAGCACCGGCATCCACGGTACCACGGTCGGCGAGATGGCCGTCGGCTACATGGTGTCGCTCGCGCGCATGCTCCACGTCTACCGCGACCACCAGAACGAGAACCACTGGTTCGAACCCGAGTACGAACGGCCGTTCACCGTCGAGAACGAACGGCTCTGTGTCGTCGGCCTGGGCACCCTCGGGCAGGGGATCGCCGCCCGTGCCGACGCCCTCGGCATGGAGGTGGTCGGGGTCCGCCGCGCCGACGAGTCCGTCCCCGGCGTCTCCGAACTCTACCAGCCCGACGATCTCCACGAGGCCATCGCGGACGCCCGCTTCGTCGCCATCGCCGTCCCCCACACCCCCGAAACGGAGGATCTGTTCTCCACGCCCGAGTTCGACGGAATGCGCGACGACGCCTACCTGATCAACGTCGCCCGCGGTCCCATCGTCGACGAGGACGCCCTGATCGGCGCCCTCGATTCCGGAACCATCGCGGGCGCCGGCCTCGACGTCTTCGAGACCGAGCCCCTGCCCGAGGACAACCCGCTCTGGGACTTCGAGGAGGTCGTCATCTCCCCGCATCGTGGCTCCGCGACCAACCGCTATCACCTCGACATCGCCGACCTCGTAATGGAGATCTTCGGCCAGTATCAGGCGGGCGAACCGCTCCGAAACCGGGTCGCCTGA
- a CDS encoding thiamine pyrophosphate-requiring protein, whose protein sequence is MIVTDAVAGILAEEGVEHLVGFPSNPLFDDDAAEDAGIRSIVVRQERTGAHILDGIARITSGDQVEAFACQHGPGTENSVGGIAQAYAESAPIVALPAGYSRAKTNTDPKFSSLINYQAVTKTTEQLTDPAATEETIRRAFQAARNGRQRPGLVEIPKDVFSEAVGEIDYEPTSSTRTAPDPRAVEAAVDALLDAELPVINAGQGVHYAKAWEPLLELADLLEAPVATTLNGKSAFPEDHPLALGAGSKSEPRQLNHFVNEADVLFGIGCSFTETAYGITPPTEDNTLIHSTNDPGDVDKDYKSDLAVIGDAKLVLEAIVDGIEDRVADTGFGRYDDVTAEISEVEAAWRDDWADVLTSDETPINPYRVVHELDRTLDKEEVVATADAGNTRDFMAPFFEVTEPLSYLGWGKTTQLGYGLGLMMGAKLIHPEKTCVHVMGDGAIGMVGMDFETAVREDIPIIAVVLNNFEMASYDTPFSGHYADFAESMGGYGERIEDPENVSDAIERAVQKTEAGTPVLLEFLTATYTELSRPDLE, encoded by the coding sequence ATGATCGTAACGGATGCCGTCGCGGGGATCCTGGCCGAAGAAGGTGTCGAACACCTGGTCGGATTCCCGAGCAATCCTCTCTTCGACGACGACGCGGCCGAGGATGCCGGCATCCGGTCGATCGTCGTTCGGCAGGAGCGGACCGGCGCTCACATTCTTGACGGCATCGCCCGCATCACGTCGGGCGATCAGGTCGAAGCGTTCGCCTGCCAGCACGGCCCCGGAACGGAGAACTCCGTCGGCGGCATCGCCCAGGCGTACGCGGAGTCGGCACCCATCGTCGCGCTGCCGGCCGGCTACTCCCGTGCGAAGACGAACACGGACCCGAAGTTCAGTTCGCTGATCAACTACCAGGCGGTCACGAAGACGACCGAGCAGTTGACCGATCCGGCGGCGACCGAGGAGACGATCCGACGAGCGTTCCAGGCGGCGCGCAACGGTCGCCAGCGCCCCGGGCTGGTCGAGATACCGAAGGACGTCTTCTCGGAGGCGGTCGGCGAAATCGACTACGAGCCCACGTCGTCGACGCGGACGGCGCCCGATCCACGCGCCGTCGAGGCGGCGGTCGACGCGCTCCTCGACGCCGAGCTACCCGTCATCAACGCCGGACAGGGCGTCCACTACGCGAAGGCGTGGGAACCGCTGCTGGAACTGGCCGACCTGCTGGAGGCGCCGGTCGCGACCACGCTCAACGGCAAGAGCGCCTTCCCCGAGGACCATCCGCTCGCGCTCGGCGCGGGGTCGAAAAGCGAGCCCCGCCAACTCAACCACTTCGTCAACGAGGCCGACGTACTCTTCGGTATCGGCTGTAGCTTCACCGAGACCGCCTACGGCATCACGCCGCCGACCGAGGACAACACTCTCATCCACTCGACGAACGATCCCGGCGACGTGGACAAGGACTACAAATCCGATCTCGCAGTCATCGGCGACGCGAAACTCGTCCTCGAAGCCATCGTCGACGGAATCGAGGACCGCGTCGCCGACACGGGCTTTGGCCGGTACGACGACGTGACTGCCGAAATCTCGGAGGTCGAGGCGGCGTGGCGCGACGACTGGGCGGACGTCCTGACGTCCGACGAGACGCCGATCAACCCCTACCGCGTCGTCCACGAACTCGATCGGACACTCGACAAGGAGGAAGTCGTCGCCACCGCCGACGCCGGCAACACCCGTGACTTCATGGCGCCCTTCTTCGAGGTGACCGAACCTCTCTCCTATCTCGGCTGGGGGAAGACCACGCAGCTGGGATACGGGCTGGGCCTGATGATGGGCGCGAAGCTCATCCACCCCGAGAAGACCTGCGTCCACGTCATGGGGGACGGCGCCATCGGCATGGTCGGCATGGACTTCGAGACGGCCGTCCGAGAGGATATCCCGATCATCGCCGTCGTGCTGAACAACTTCGAGATGGCGAGCTACGACACGCCGTTCTCGGGGCACTACGCCGACTTCGCCGAGTCGATGGGCGGCTACGGCGAACGCATCGAGGACCCCGAGAACGTCTCAGACGCCATCGAACGCGCCGTCCAGAAGACCGAAGCGGGCACGCCGGTCCTACTCGAGTTCCTCACCGCGACGTATACCGAGCTCTCGCGCCCCGACCTCGAGTAG
- a CDS encoding DUF2061 domain-containing protein: MKTLCYRVLMVGVTVAVTLLVVGDIGDAVSVGLVANLAKTGVYYAYERLWDRIEWGLSRP; the protein is encoded by the coding sequence GTGAAGACGCTCTGCTATCGCGTCCTGATGGTAGGTGTCACCGTCGCCGTCACCTTGCTCGTCGTCGGGGACATAGGCGACGCCGTGAGTGTCGGCCTCGTCGCCAACCTCGCCAAGACGGGCGTGTACTACGCGTACGAACGCCTGTGGGATCGGATCGAGTGGGGGCTGTCGCGGCCGTGA
- a CDS encoding aldo/keto reductase has product MTTVPTRTLPSGDELPRLGFGTWNLDDETIDRAIRTAIDAGYAHVDTAEGYGNEAAVGAALAEYDRDDVFLTSKVLPKHLHYGSVIESCEASLDRLGVDYLDLYLIHWPNPAVSLRESLDAMATLHDRGLVRNVGVSNFSAYQLGCAQRVADVPIAVNQIEFHPWFQRPDLVEYCRETGVAVEAAAPLARTEIFEDEVVRELAETYDRSPATVVLRWAIQRGITVLPKSSTPAHIRANADISDWELDEADVERLDDRDRNAPIYDTPTRDWTDDVYGIPE; this is encoded by the coding sequence ATGACGACCGTTCCGACCCGGACGCTGCCGAGTGGCGACGAACTCCCACGGCTCGGCTTCGGTACGTGGAACCTCGACGACGAGACGATCGATCGGGCGATCCGGACGGCCATCGACGCCGGCTACGCCCACGTCGACACCGCCGAGGGGTACGGTAACGAGGCCGCCGTCGGCGCCGCCCTCGCGGAGTACGACCGCGACGACGTGTTTCTCACCTCGAAGGTCCTCCCCAAGCATCTCCACTACGGGTCGGTAATCGAGTCCTGTGAGGCGTCGCTCGACCGACTGGGCGTCGACTACCTCGATCTCTACCTGATCCACTGGCCGAACCCGGCCGTGTCACTCCGGGAGTCGCTGGACGCGATGGCGACGCTGCACGACCGCGGGCTGGTCCGGAACGTCGGCGTCTCGAATTTCAGCGCCTACCAGCTCGGCTGCGCACAGCGCGTCGCCGACGTGCCGATCGCGGTCAACCAGATCGAGTTCCACCCCTGGTTCCAGCGGCCGGATCTCGTCGAGTACTGCCGCGAGACGGGCGTGGCCGTCGAGGCGGCTGCCCCGCTGGCCAGGACCGAAATCTTCGAGGACGAGGTCGTCCGGGAACTCGCCGAGACGTACGACCGGTCGCCGGCGACGGTCGTGTTGCGGTGGGCGATCCAGCGCGGCATCACCGTCCTGCCGAAGTCGTCCACGCCCGCGCACATCCGCGCGAACGCCGATATCTCCGACTGGGAGCTCGACGAGGCCGATGTGGAGCGACTCGACGACCGGGATCGGAACGCGCCGATCTACGACACCCCGACCCGGGACTGGACCGACGACGTATACGGCATTCCGGAGTGA
- a CDS encoding ABC transporter permease, with product MTLDSLEFPALRMAWLNLWRNKLRTGLATLGIVIGVVAIAAIGITGTALQYGATQELGGLSNTVTVFPGEENAENVITDAQVDSIERVATGAVVAPQRTETLEVASRSERRQVSVEAVSRPAALYDAAEGTIPSPMRSGALLNAELADELGVELGQTVSIGGRSYRIIAILDEPGGFGQGVSVVVPLDDIDRDGYDQVTVVAEDGEDAQRLAAEIPAEVNQREEVVDTFTPADIQESVSGFFATLNAALLGVGSISLVVAGVSILNVMLMSVVERRAEIGVFRAVGIRRREVMRMIVAEAALVGVVGGAVGVVLSVLVGYTVNGQLNGQPMLVFQPRNLEFLALGFGFAVVASTLSGVYPAWKASTANPVEVLRG from the coding sequence GTGACGCTCGATTCGCTCGAGTTTCCGGCGCTCCGGATGGCGTGGCTCAACCTCTGGCGGAACAAGCTCCGAACCGGGCTGGCGACCCTCGGAATCGTCATCGGGGTCGTCGCCATCGCCGCCATCGGCATCACGGGCACGGCGCTGCAGTACGGTGCTACGCAGGAACTGGGCGGGCTCTCGAACACGGTGACGGTGTTTCCCGGCGAGGAGAACGCCGAGAACGTCATCACCGACGCGCAGGTCGACTCGATAGAGCGGGTGGCGACCGGCGCGGTGGTCGCTCCCCAGCGAACCGAGACGCTGGAGGTGGCCTCCCGCTCCGAGCGCCGGCAGGTGAGCGTCGAGGCGGTCTCCCGCCCCGCCGCGCTCTACGACGCCGCCGAGGGGACCATCCCGTCGCCGATGCGGAGCGGTGCCCTGCTCAACGCCGAACTCGCGGACGAACTCGGCGTGGAACTCGGGCAGACCGTCTCGATCGGTGGTCGCTCGTACCGGATCATCGCCATCCTCGACGAACCCGGCGGCTTCGGCCAGGGCGTCTCCGTGGTCGTCCCACTCGACGACATCGACCGGGATGGCTACGACCAAGTGACCGTCGTCGCGGAGGACGGGGAAGACGCCCAGCGACTCGCGGCGGAGATCCCAGCGGAGGTAAACCAGCGCGAGGAGGTCGTCGACACGTTCACTCCCGCGGACATCCAGGAGAGCGTCAGCGGCTTTTTCGCCACCCTCAACGCCGCGTTGCTGGGCGTCGGTTCCATCTCGCTGGTCGTCGCCGGCGTCAGCATCCTGAACGTGATGCTGATGAGCGTCGTGGAGCGCCGGGCCGAGATCGGGGTGTTCCGGGCGGTCGGCATCCGTCGCCGGGAGGTGATGCGGATGATCGTCGCCGAGGCCGCGCTGGTCGGCGTCGTCGGCGGGGCCGTCGGCGTCGTCCTGTCGGTGCTCGTCGGCTACACCGTCAACGGACAGCTCAACGGGCAGCCGATGCTCGTCTTCCAGCCGCGCAACCTCGAATTCCTCGCGCTCGGGTTCGGCTTCGCGGTCGTCGCGAGCACGCTCAGCGGCGTCTACCCCGCCTGGAAGGCGTCGACGGCCAACCCTGTCGAGGTGCTGCGGGGGTAA
- a CDS encoding ABC transporter ATP-binding protein: protein MTEHPRGGATGPVATLDDVTKEYRSGGETIAALSHVDFAVDPGEMVAVIGPSGSGKSTLLNILGLLDVPTAGTVRLDDDDVTDYDDEARTMARRRTIGFVFQSFHLVPMLTATENVLVPTMFVEGDRTPRARDLLGRMGLGDRLDHRPDQLSGGQRQRVAIARALVNEPRLLLADEPTGNLDRDTGRNILEEFERISTEEEVGVVAVTHDELVTEFTDRTVELVDGVIQ, encoded by the coding sequence ATGACCGAACACCCCCGCGGCGGCGCGACCGGGCCGGTCGCCACACTCGACGACGTCACCAAGGAGTACCGGAGCGGCGGCGAAACCATCGCCGCCCTCTCACACGTCGATTTCGCCGTCGATCCCGGCGAGATGGTCGCTGTCATCGGCCCCAGCGGCTCCGGAAAGAGCACGCTGCTCAACATCCTCGGCCTCCTCGACGTTCCCACCGCCGGGACGGTCCGTCTCGACGACGACGACGTGACCGACTACGACGACGAGGCACGCACGATGGCCCGACGGCGAACCATCGGCTTCGTCTTCCAGTCCTTCCATCTCGTCCCCATGCTGACGGCCACCGAGAACGTCCTCGTACCGACGATGTTCGTCGAGGGTGATCGGACCCCACGGGCGCGTGACCTCCTCGGCCGGATGGGGCTCGGCGACCGACTCGACCACCGACCCGATCAGCTCTCTGGCGGGCAGCGCCAGCGCGTCGCCATCGCGCGGGCGCTGGTGAACGAACCCCGGCTCCTGCTTGCGGACGAACCGACTGGCAACCTGGACCGGGACACCGGGCGCAACATCCTGGAGGAGTTCGAGCGCATCAGCACTGAAGAGGAGGTGGGTGTGGTGGCGGTCACCCACGACGAACTGGTGACGGAGTTCACCGACCGGACGGTCGAACTCGTCGACGGGGTGATTCAGTGA
- a CDS encoding NUDIX hydrolase, with protein MSDADESEHDWPVIESVTEYETGWYTGGYDLVEQPDGSTKRYYWAELPPATVVVAVADDDVLFVEQFRPTIRETHLELPAGIVEDGESFTTAAARELREETGVAPDTTALLQEFWTCTGVLRHRRGIVFAEGLTPVRRDFDGNEFLRPRSIPIEDALDVARAQPTNDATVEGILLAREEGML; from the coding sequence GTGAGCGACGCCGACGAGTCGGAGCACGACTGGCCGGTGATCGAGTCGGTGACCGAGTACGAAACCGGCTGGTACACCGGCGGCTACGACCTCGTCGAACAGCCGGACGGCTCGACCAAGCGGTACTACTGGGCGGAACTACCACCCGCCACCGTGGTGGTCGCCGTCGCCGACGACGACGTCCTCTTCGTCGAGCAGTTCCGTCCGACGATCCGCGAGACCCACCTCGAACTCCCCGCGGGCATCGTCGAGGACGGCGAGTCGTTCACGACCGCCGCGGCGCGCGAACTCCGCGAGGAGACGGGGGTCGCCCCGGATACGACCGCACTCCTCCAGGAGTTCTGGACGTGTACGGGCGTCCTCCGCCACCGTCGTGGCATCGTCTTCGCGGAGGGGCTGACGCCCGTGCGTCGGGACTTCGACGGCAACGAGTTCCTCCGGCCTCGGTCGATCCCTATCGAAGATGCCCTCGACGTGGCACGCGCCCAACCGACCAACGACGCCACGGTCGAAGGGATACTGCTGGCCCGCGAGGAGGGGATGCTATAG
- a CDS encoding DUF5809 family protein codes for METEGVFDPETLVAAREAYESVGPAAQTAVRETATAMDFDGEEYGDRVTSDVVEAARDAIFASLLVVRIADRDTFESWRADTDVEVTVLGSPDVERVVWHVAPFADAAVAATFQDERDAAVATLRRQAFGRCYRDRL; via the coding sequence ATGGAGACCGAGGGTGTGTTCGATCCCGAGACACTCGTGGCGGCCCGCGAGGCCTACGAGTCGGTCGGGCCAGCGGCCCAAACCGCGGTCCGCGAGACGGCGACGGCGATGGACTTCGACGGCGAGGAGTACGGAGACCGCGTGACGAGCGACGTGGTGGAGGCGGCTCGGGACGCCATCTTCGCCTCGCTGCTCGTCGTCCGGATCGCCGACCGCGACACGTTCGAGTCCTGGCGTGCCGACACCGACGTCGAGGTGACGGTCCTCGGCAGTCCGGACGTGGAGCGTGTGGTCTGGCACGTCGCCCCCTTCGCGGACGCGGCCGTCGCCGCCACGTTTCAGGACGAGCGCGACGCGGCGGTGGCCACGCTCCGCCGGCAGGCTTTCGGCCGTTGCTACCGCGACCGGCTATAG